A region of Selenomonadales bacterium 4137-cl DNA encodes the following proteins:
- a CDS encoding tRNA1(Val) (adenine(37)-N6)-methyltransferase — protein sequence MANEVLRPGERLDDLLIGGLKIIQQADRFRFSLDAVLLAHFATVKRGAAAVDLGAGTGVLGLLLAARGAKRVTGVEISPEMADMARRSVGVNALDDRLAVVCADVRAIPEGALLAGRNWDLVVANPPYRPLGGGGVSPREELALARHELAGGLDDFVAAAAFLLKDRGRLAMVHLPERLTDVVGALRREGVEPKRLRLVHPAPGKAAKLLLAEGVRGGRPGLKVEPPLYVYGEDGCYSRELTAYYQAGE from the coding sequence ATGGCAAATGAGGTTTTGCGTCCGGGCGAACGCCTGGACGATTTGCTAATCGGCGGCCTCAAGATTATTCAGCAGGCCGACCGGTTCCGCTTTTCTCTCGACGCGGTGCTGCTGGCCCACTTCGCGACGGTGAAGCGGGGAGCGGCGGCTGTCGACTTGGGCGCGGGCACGGGGGTGCTGGGACTGCTGCTCGCCGCCAGGGGGGCGAAGCGAGTGACGGGGGTGGAGATCAGCCCCGAGATGGCGGACATGGCCCGACGCAGCGTCGGCGTCAACGCTCTCGACGACCGCCTGGCGGTGGTATGCGCCGATGTGCGGGCGATTCCGGAAGGCGCCCTGTTGGCGGGGCGGAACTGGGATCTGGTGGTCGCCAATCCGCCCTACCGGCCGCTGGGCGGCGGGGGAGTGAGCCCCCGGGAGGAATTGGCGCTGGCCCGCCATGAACTTGCCGGCGGTCTGGACGATTTTGTCGCGGCGGCTGCTTTTCTTCTCAAGGACAGAGGACGGCTGGCGATGGTGCATCTGCCGGAGCGGCTTACGGACGTCGTCGGCGCGCTGCGGCGGGAGGGCGTGGAACCCAAGCGGCTGCGGCTGGTTCATCCGGCTCCCGGCAAGGCTGCCAAGCTGCTGCTGGCCGAGGGGGTGCGCGGCGGAAGGCCGGGCCTGAAGGTTGAGCCGCCGCTATACGTTTACGGCGAGGACGGCTGCTATAGCAGGGAGCTTACGGCTTATTACCAGGCAGGTGAATAG
- the rsmI gene encoding 16S rRNA (cytidine(1402)-2'-O)-methyltransferase, protein MEKGSGTLYLCATPIGNLEDMTFRGVRVLKEAAVIAAEDTRHTRKLLSHFDIHTPLVSYHEHNKAARGPELVARLSAGEDVAVVSDAGLPGISDPGADLVRLALAAGVPVTPVPGANAALAALVASGLDTAMFLFVGFLPRAAKKRRELVASLAELPYTLIFYESPHRLADTLAELTAAFGDRPAVVGRELTKKFEEFAHGPLATLGSRFAAQAPRGEITLVVAGGTGKAAAQDEPQDEPATAVARLVDGGTPKKEAIRRVAAERGLPRREVYQAVVAAEK, encoded by the coding sequence ATGGAAAAGGGCTCCGGAACACTATATCTGTGCGCGACCCCGATCGGCAATCTGGAGGATATGACGTTCAGGGGCGTGCGGGTGCTGAAGGAGGCGGCGGTCATCGCCGCGGAGGATACCCGGCACACGCGGAAGCTGCTCAGCCACTTCGACATCCATACGCCGCTGGTGAGTTACCACGAGCATAACAAGGCGGCCCGCGGGCCGGAACTGGTCGCCCGCCTGTCGGCCGGCGAGGATGTGGCCGTGGTCAGTGACGCCGGGCTGCCCGGGATATCCGACCCTGGCGCCGATCTGGTGAGGCTGGCGCTGGCGGCGGGGGTGCCGGTGACGCCGGTGCCAGGGGCGAATGCGGCCCTCGCGGCGCTGGTGGCGTCCGGTCTCGATACGGCCATGTTTTTGTTTGTCGGTTTTCTGCCGCGGGCGGCAAAAAAACGGCGCGAACTTGTGGCATCCCTGGCGGAGCTGCCGTATACCCTGATTTTTTACGAGTCGCCTCACCGGCTGGCGGATACGCTGGCCGAGCTGACGGCTGCGTTTGGCGACCGCCCGGCGGTCGTGGGCAGGGAGCTGACGAAAAAGTTCGAGGAATTCGCCCACGGTCCGTTGGCGACCCTTGGCAGCCGGTTTGCCGCTCAGGCGCCCCGCGGCGAGATTACGCTGGTGGTCGCGGGCGGGACGGGAAAGGCGGCGGCGCAGGACGAGCCGCAGGACGAGCCGGCGACAGCGGTGGCCAGGCTGGTGGACGGCGGGACGCCCAAGAAGGAGGCCATCAGGCGGGTGGCTGCCGAACGGGGACTGCCGCGCCGGGAGGTCTACCAGGCTGTCGTGGCGGCGGAAAAATAG
- a CDS encoding AbrB/MazE/SpoVT family DNA-binding domain-containing protein, which produces MNMKSTGIVRKVDELGRVVIPIELRRTLDIEEKDALEIYVDNDRIILRKYEPACVFCGNADEITNFRGKNVCKECLTTMGQKAV; this is translated from the coding sequence CTGAACATGAAATCAACTGGCATCGTACGCAAAGTGGACGAACTAGGAAGGGTCGTAATACCCATCGAACTCCGCCGGACCCTTGATATCGAAGAGAAGGACGCGCTGGAAATTTACGTCGACAACGACCGCATAATCCTCCGCAAATACGAGCCGGCATGCGTTTTCTGCGGCAATGCGGACGAGATCACCAATTTCCGTGGCAAGAACGTTTGCAAAGAGTGTCTGACAACCATGGGGCAAAAAGCAGTCTAA
- the metG gene encoding methionine--tRNA ligase, whose translation MSEKKFYISTPIYYPSDKLHIGHAYCTTVADALARYKRLAGYDVFFLTGSDEHGQKIQRKAQENGVSPQQYVDKIVASFRHLWEKMSISYDDFIRTSEVRHREVVQTIFQKIYDQGDIYKASYEGWYCTPCETFWLERQLNEGNCPDCGRPVELLREESYFFRMSKYQDRLLAYIEANPDFIQPTSRRNEMINFIKGGLEDLCVSRTTFDWGIPVPFDTKHVVYVWFDALTNYITAAGYLQDRGKFAKYWPADIHLVGKEIVRFHAIIWPVILMALGVELPKMVYGHGWLVMEGDKMSKSKGNVIDPLVLIDEFGADAIRYFLLREIMLGNDGNFSRGALINRINADLANDLGNLLHRTVNMVGRFSGGVVLAPEEREAVDEELVRLAQETAAEYERAMERLEVNAAIKGVWALIGRANKYIDETGPWALAKDPAKKGRLNTVLYNLAEVLRIVAILISPFMPGTTPRIWRQLGLAGDPAAARLDDAQRWGLLPAGTKMTAPEALFPRIEEKEETGEVDEAKNPQEATKPAVPVLPEVSIEDFAKMDFRTARVLAAEKVEKADKLLKLTVDLGGEERTIISGIAQHYAPADLVGKDVVMIVNLKPAKIRGIESRGMVLAAVNGDKLAVVTAPGMEPGSKVR comes from the coding sequence ATGTCTGAAAAAAAGTTTTATATTTCTACGCCGATCTACTATCCGAGTGATAAGCTACATATCGGCCACGCTTACTGCACGACGGTGGCCGATGCCCTAGCCCGCTACAAACGGCTGGCCGGCTACGATGTTTTTTTCCTTACCGGGTCGGACGAGCACGGGCAAAAAATTCAGCGCAAGGCTCAGGAAAACGGCGTGTCTCCGCAGCAGTATGTCGACAAGATTGTCGCGTCTTTCCGCCACCTGTGGGAGAAAATGTCGATTTCCTACGACGATTTCATCCGTACCAGCGAAGTTCGTCACCGCGAGGTCGTGCAGACGATTTTTCAAAAGATCTACGACCAGGGCGACATCTACAAGGCGTCTTACGAAGGCTGGTATTGCACTCCCTGCGAGACTTTCTGGCTGGAGCGCCAGTTAAACGAGGGCAACTGTCCCGATTGCGGCCGGCCGGTGGAGCTGCTGAGGGAGGAGAGTTATTTCTTCCGGATGTCGAAATATCAGGACCGGCTGCTGGCCTACATAGAGGCTAATCCGGACTTTATTCAGCCGACGTCGCGCCGCAACGAGATGATCAATTTCATCAAGGGCGGCCTGGAGGACCTGTGCGTATCGCGCACGACCTTCGACTGGGGCATTCCGGTGCCGTTCGACACAAAGCACGTCGTTTATGTATGGTTCGACGCCCTTACGAATTATATCACTGCCGCTGGCTATCTGCAAGACCGTGGCAAATTTGCCAAGTATTGGCCGGCGGATATCCACCTGGTGGGTAAGGAGATTGTCCGTTTCCACGCGATCATCTGGCCTGTCATTCTGATGGCGCTAGGCGTCGAGTTGCCGAAGATGGTGTACGGCCATGGCTGGCTGGTGATGGAAGGGGACAAGATGTCCAAGTCCAAGGGCAACGTCATCGATCCGCTGGTGTTGATCGACGAGTTCGGCGCCGACGCGATCCGCTATTTTCTGTTGCGGGAGATTATGCTCGGCAACGACGGGAATTTTTCGCGCGGGGCCCTCATCAACCGCATTAACGCCGATCTGGCCAACGATCTCGGCAATCTGCTCCATCGCACGGTTAACATGGTGGGCCGCTTCAGCGGCGGCGTGGTTCTGGCCCCGGAGGAGCGGGAGGCGGTGGACGAGGAGCTCGTGCGGCTGGCGCAGGAAACGGCGGCCGAATACGAGCGGGCGATGGAGAGGCTGGAGGTCAACGCCGCCATCAAGGGTGTGTGGGCGCTGATCGGTCGCGCCAACAAGTATATCGACGAGACGGGACCGTGGGCGTTGGCCAAGGACCCGGCCAAAAAGGGCCGCCTCAACACGGTGTTGTATAATCTGGCCGAGGTATTGCGGATCGTGGCTATCCTGATTTCTCCCTTTATGCCCGGTACGACGCCGCGCATCTGGCGTCAGCTCGGCCTGGCCGGCGACCCGGCCGCGGCGAGGCTGGACGATGCCCAGCGCTGGGGCCTGCTGCCGGCGGGCACGAAGATGACGGCGCCGGAGGCGCTATTCCCGCGCATCGAGGAGAAGGAGGAGACTGGGGAAGTGGACGAAGCCAAAAATCCGCAGGAGGCGACGAAGCCTGCCGTGCCGGTTCTACCCGAGGTAAGCATCGAGGATTTTGCCAAGATGGATTTTCGCACCGCCAGGGTGTTGGCGGCCGAGAAGGTCGAAAAGGCTGACAAGCTGCTGAAGCTGACGGTCGATCTTGGCGGCGAGGAGCGGACGATTATCTCGGGCATCGCCCAGCATTACGCGCCTGCGGACCTCGTGGGCAAGGACGTGGTTATGATCGTCAACTTGAAGCCGGCCAAGATCCGCGGCATCGAGTCGCGGGGAATGGTGCTGGCGGCGGTCAACGGCGACAAGCTGGCGGTGGTTACCGCTCCGGGGATGGAACCCGGAAGTAAGGTAAGATAG
- a CDS encoding TatD family hydrolase, with translation MLFDSHAHLDDKRFHDDRDEVVARAVAGGLTGILNAGADMFSSARAVELAAKHDIVWAAVGIHPHDAKDAREEDYDRLAAWCALPKVVAVGEIGLDYHYDFSPREAQRAVFVSQLDLARQVGKPIIIHDREAHADVLATVKNEGKGLAGVFHCFSGSVEMAREVLKMGFYVSVAGPVTFANAHKLHEVVKAVPLDRLLVETDCPYLTPEPFRGRRNEPAHVRYVAEKVAGLLGLEPEALAARTTENTKRLFGITV, from the coding sequence ATGCTATTCGATTCCCATGCTCATCTTGACGATAAACGCTTTCACGACGACCGCGACGAGGTGGTTGCCAGGGCGGTGGCCGGCGGCCTGACCGGGATACTCAACGCCGGTGCGGATATGTTCTCGTCGGCGCGGGCGGTGGAGCTGGCGGCGAAGCATGATATCGTGTGGGCGGCGGTCGGCATCCATCCCCATGACGCCAAGGACGCCCGCGAGGAAGATTACGACAGGCTGGCGGCGTGGTGCGCTCTCCCCAAAGTGGTGGCGGTGGGTGAAATCGGCCTCGATTACCACTACGATTTTTCGCCCCGCGAGGCCCAGCGGGCGGTGTTTGTCAGCCAACTCGACCTGGCCCGCCAGGTTGGCAAGCCGATAATAATCCACGACCGCGAGGCTCACGCCGATGTGCTGGCGACCGTAAAAAATGAGGGCAAAGGGCTGGCCGGGGTGTTCCATTGTTTTTCGGGCAGCGTGGAGATGGCCCGCGAGGTGCTTAAGATGGGGTTTTACGTTTCGGTGGCCGGGCCGGTGACCTTTGCCAACGCCCATAAGCTGCACGAGGTGGTGAAGGCGGTGCCGCTTGACCGCCTGCTGGTCGAGACGGATTGCCCGTACCTGACGCCCGAGCCTTTTCGGGGACGACGCAACGAGCCCGCTCATGTGCGCTATGTGGCCGAAAAAGTGGCCGGGCTGCTGGGGCTGGAGCCGGAGGCTTTGGCGGCCCGGACGACGGAGAATACGAAGAGACTGTTCGGGATAACGGTTTAG
- a CDS encoding HD domain-containing protein has translation MIKKELLEFLYESAHIQRWNDHMRPKGGFTELDKQAHKMIIAYVLAKYEVEDRRATVNWRLLIEGGLFEFLHRVRVTDIKPPVFHELMARHGAELNRWVLDELKERMDSLAGDFGGNFARYLTDPAYAAMEKKILRAAHYLATDWEFQMIYQLNSHIYGVEETRTRIANELEEHYDLVGVQKIGLGRKTRHFIDLVGQLRFQQRWAQSPRVPETSVMGHMLVVAMLAYCCSLEVGACEARLVNNYFAGLFHDLPEVLTRDIISPVKSSVTGLDELIKEIEARQVAQKLYPLLPDGWHREIRYYIEDEFANKVILDGRVTKVASGDIAARYNEDAFSPLDGELVKACDHLAAYIEASLSIAHGITSRPLRDGVEALYARYGQRREVAGVDFGRLFGYFRDA, from the coding sequence GTGATCAAGAAGGAGCTGTTGGAGTTTTTGTATGAGAGCGCCCATATCCAGCGCTGGAATGATCATATGCGCCCCAAAGGGGGTTTCACGGAACTCGATAAACAGGCCCATAAGATGATCATCGCCTATGTCCTAGCCAAGTACGAGGTCGAGGACCGCAGGGCGACGGTGAACTGGCGGCTGCTGATCGAGGGAGGGCTGTTCGAGTTTTTGCACCGCGTAAGGGTGACGGATATCAAGCCGCCTGTTTTCCACGAGCTGATGGCCAGGCACGGCGCGGAGCTTAACCGCTGGGTGCTGGATGAGCTTAAGGAAAGAATGGATTCGCTGGCCGGGGATTTTGGCGGCAACTTCGCGCGCTATCTTACCGACCCGGCGTACGCGGCGATGGAGAAGAAGATTCTCAGGGCGGCGCATTATCTGGCGACCGACTGGGAGTTTCAGATGATTTATCAGCTAAATTCCCATATTTACGGGGTGGAAGAGACCAGGACCCGTATTGCCAACGAATTGGAGGAGCATTACGACCTGGTGGGGGTGCAGAAGATCGGCCTGGGCCGCAAGACACGCCATTTCATCGACCTGGTGGGGCAGCTGCGTTTCCAGCAGCGTTGGGCGCAGTCGCCGCGGGTGCCGGAGACGTCGGTGATGGGGCACATGCTGGTCGTGGCGATGTTGGCGTATTGCTGCTCGCTGGAGGTGGGGGCGTGCGAGGCGCGCCTGGTAAACAACTATTTCGCCGGCCTGTTCCACGACCTGCCGGAGGTGCTGACCCGGGACATAATCTCGCCGGTCAAAAGCTCCGTGACCGGGCTGGACGAGCTTATCAAGGAGATTGAGGCGCGACAGGTCGCCCAGAAGCTTTACCCGCTGCTGCCGGACGGCTGGCACCGGGAGATCAGGTATTACATCGAGGATGAGTTCGCCAACAAGGTCATCCTCGACGGCAGGGTGACGAAGGTGGCGTCCGGTGATATCGCCGCCCGCTACAACGAGGACGCTTTTTCGCCGCTGGACGGGGAGTTGGTCAAGGCCTGCGATCATCTGGCAGCCTATATCGAGGCGTCGCTGTCGATCGCTCACGGCATTACGTCCCGGCCGCTCAGGGACGGCGTCGAGGCCCTGTACGCAAGGTATGGGCAGCGTCGCGAGGTGGCGGGGGTGGATTTCGGCCGGCTGTTCGGTTACTTTCGGGATGCTTAG
- a CDS encoding G5 domain-containing protein translates to MSGLKTASLRKFAVNFDRGRTILVAALIITSLVITGAVWSSKNVTVVADGKKTTIYTVHDNPQDILHQIGVYLASKDEYRMSTANVTEGTIITVYRAVPVEVIYKDRTRIVITGKPTAGEVAASLGYGPGRGRTEPAETTPVKPMMKIRLISLTESMVTRKVPIPPPVVRQPDGTLERGLEEVLDEGEEGLKEATVKLHFEDGAQTATTTVTEKMLVEPKPQILRVGTRETVQTSRGTMRFRKAYLMEATAYLPTDGSGEGITASGLAARHGIVAVDPSVIPLGTRVYVPGYGLALAADTGGAIIGHRIDLCIEDYDAAWAFGRQMVKVYVLAD, encoded by the coding sequence ATGAGTGGTTTAAAAACCGCAAGTTTACGCAAGTTTGCGGTCAATTTTGATAGGGGCCGGACGATTCTTGTCGCTGCTCTTATCATAACATCACTGGTAATCACGGGGGCTGTCTGGTCCAGCAAGAATGTTACGGTTGTGGCCGACGGCAAGAAGACTACAATATATACTGTCCACGATAATCCGCAAGACATTCTGCACCAGATTGGCGTCTATCTCGCCAGCAAGGACGAATACAGGATGTCGACAGCCAACGTGACCGAGGGGACGATTATCACGGTTTACCGGGCAGTGCCGGTCGAGGTGATTTACAAGGACCGCACGCGGATTGTGATTACCGGCAAGCCCACGGCGGGCGAAGTGGCCGCCAGTCTGGGATACGGTCCCGGCCGCGGCCGCACGGAGCCAGCTGAGACGACGCCAGTAAAACCGATGATGAAGATTCGGCTGATTTCGCTGACGGAGAGCATGGTTACGCGCAAGGTGCCCATCCCGCCGCCTGTTGTCCGCCAACCGGACGGGACGCTGGAAAGGGGCCTCGAAGAGGTTCTCGACGAGGGTGAGGAAGGTCTCAAGGAGGCTACCGTAAAGCTGCATTTCGAGGACGGCGCCCAGACGGCCACCACTACTGTGACCGAGAAGATGCTGGTGGAGCCCAAACCTCAAATTCTGCGGGTCGGCACACGCGAGACGGTCCAGACGTCGCGGGGGACGATGCGCTTTAGGAAGGCGTATCTGATGGAAGCGACGGCATATCTGCCCACCGACGGCAGCGGCGAAGGGATTACGGCGAGCGGCCTTGCGGCCCGCCACGGGATTGTGGCGGTCGATCCTTCCGTTATCCCGCTCGGCACGCGGGTGTATGTGCCCGGCTACGGACTGGCGCTGGCGGCGGATACCGGCGGCGCGATAATCGGCCACCGGATCGACCTGTGTATCGAAGATTATGACGCGGCCTGGGCTTTCGGGCGGCAGATGGTCAAGGTGTATGTATTGGCCGATTAA
- the rnmV gene encoding ribonuclease M5, which yields MIREVVVVEGKKDVAAVKRAVEAECLVTGGFSLSRHLLAQIEAAYGRNGIIILTDPDSAGERIRKVLSARFPGAKHAFVPREAATANDDVGIEQAPAEAIRAALAKARCQEWRPEAVFTMEDLLGAGLAGSPTAAARRAALGEALGIGYANAKTLLRRLNNYGVTRAEFTAAVAAMENNDA from the coding sequence GTGATCAGGGAAGTGGTCGTGGTCGAGGGAAAGAAGGACGTGGCCGCGGTAAAGCGGGCCGTAGAGGCGGAATGTCTGGTGACAGGCGGGTTCAGCCTTTCGCGGCATCTGCTGGCGCAGATCGAAGCCGCTTACGGCCGCAACGGCATTATCATTCTTACCGATCCGGACAGCGCGGGCGAGCGGATTCGCAAGGTGCTGTCGGCTCGTTTCCCGGGCGCCAAGCATGCATTCGTGCCGCGGGAGGCGGCGACCGCCAACGACGACGTAGGCATCGAGCAGGCGCCGGCGGAAGCCATCCGGGCGGCGCTGGCGAAAGCCCGCTGCCAGGAGTGGCGGCCTGAGGCGGTGTTCACGATGGAGGATTTGCTCGGCGCCGGGCTGGCGGGATCGCCAACGGCGGCTGCGAGGCGGGCCGCGCTAGGGGAGGCGCTCGGGATCGGCTACGCTAATGCGAAGACCCTTTTGCGCCGCCTCAACAATTATGGGGTGACGAGGGCGGAATTTACGGCAGCGGTGGCTGCGATGGAGAATAACGATGCTTAA
- the rsmA gene encoding 16S rRNA (adenine(1518)-N(6)/adenine(1519)-N(6))-dimethyltransferase RsmA, with the protein MLKPRIAKREVTLHILRAFGLHASKRLGQNFLVDEVVVDSIVAAAGVTPGEAVLEIGPGIGTLTQGLLEAGAQVVAVELDRRLVEVLADTLAGYDGVRVVHGDILKIDISREMATAPFKVVANLPYYITTPILMGILEQRLPVSVLVTMVQKEVAARMVAAPGGKDYGALSVAVQYYTAPEIAFYVPPRSFIPAPAVESAVIRCAVRERPPVEVTREATFFRVVKAAFAQRRKTLANALKAAGLAAGEVAAIMAASGIDGGRRGETLSLAEFAAVANAWDKQK; encoded by the coding sequence ATGCTTAAGCCGCGGATTGCCAAACGTGAGGTTACTCTCCATATTTTGCGGGCTTTCGGTCTTCATGCCAGCAAACGGCTGGGTCAGAATTTCCTGGTGGACGAAGTGGTGGTGGACAGTATCGTTGCCGCCGCCGGTGTGACTCCGGGGGAGGCGGTGCTCGAGATCGGCCCCGGTATCGGTACGTTGACCCAGGGGCTTCTTGAGGCTGGGGCGCAGGTTGTGGCTGTGGAGCTTGACCGACGCCTGGTCGAGGTGCTGGCCGATACTTTGGCCGGCTATGACGGCGTGCGGGTGGTACACGGCGATATTCTAAAAATCGATATTTCCCGGGAAATGGCGACAGCACCTTTCAAGGTTGTCGCTAATCTGCCGTATTATATCACGACCCCTATTCTGATGGGGATTTTGGAGCAACGTCTGCCGGTATCGGTGCTGGTGACGATGGTTCAAAAGGAGGTGGCCGCGCGGATGGTGGCTGCCCCCGGCGGCAAGGATTATGGAGCGCTATCGGTAGCGGTGCAGTACTATACCGCGCCGGAGATCGCTTTTTACGTGCCGCCGCGCTCTTTTATCCCGGCGCCGGCGGTCGAGTCGGCCGTAATTCGTTGCGCTGTCCGCGAACGGCCGCCGGTGGAGGTGACGCGGGAGGCGACTTTCTTCCGGGTGGTGAAGGCGGCGTTCGCCCAGCGGCGCAAAACCTTGGCCAACGCTCTCAAGGCGGCCGGACTGGCGGCGGGGGAGGTAGCCGCTATTATGGCGGCGTCCGGCATTGACGGCGGCCGCAGGGGAGAGACGCTGTCGCTGGCGGAATTTGCGGCGGTGGCGAATGCGTGGGATAAACAGAAATAA
- a CDS encoding glycosyltransferase: MISVVVPARNEAGRIATVLQNLGTLPVDHIIVIANGSKDATMREILSLRLPKLQIIYFHDCLGIDVPRAIGAKVALSLGSDVVAFVDGDMVGTFNENLMELADGITLKHLDLALTNCYPSPPRHIERYNPTFQWRLNLNKELGLEKKIGLASTAHGPHAVSRRLLETIPAREIAVPPVVMALARQAKLRLDVATTIPHYRLGSSIKNQIHTNKIIDTIVGDCLEAIAAFRGEPRTRQWQNSTYLGYHSERRFDLLDLFLSENGRS, from the coding sequence TTGATCAGCGTCGTTGTCCCCGCACGGAACGAAGCAGGCCGCATCGCTACCGTTCTCCAAAATCTGGGCACATTGCCGGTGGACCATATCATCGTAATCGCCAACGGATCCAAGGACGCGACAATGCGCGAAATTCTCAGCCTCCGCCTCCCCAAACTCCAGATCATTTACTTCCACGATTGCCTGGGCATCGACGTCCCCCGGGCCATCGGCGCAAAAGTGGCGTTATCTCTCGGCAGCGACGTCGTAGCCTTCGTCGACGGCGACATGGTGGGAACCTTCAACGAGAACCTGATGGAACTGGCCGACGGGATCACCCTCAAACATCTCGACCTCGCCCTCACCAACTGCTATCCCTCCCCGCCCCGCCATATCGAACGGTATAACCCCACCTTCCAGTGGCGGCTAAACCTCAACAAGGAGCTCGGCCTGGAAAAGAAAATCGGCCTGGCCTCGACTGCCCACGGCCCCCATGCGGTATCCCGGCGTCTTCTGGAAACCATCCCGGCCCGGGAAATAGCAGTCCCGCCCGTGGTCATGGCCCTGGCGAGGCAGGCAAAGCTCCGTCTCGACGTCGCCACCACCATCCCCCATTACCGTTTAGGCTCCTCCATCAAAAACCAGATCCACACCAACAAAATAATCGACACCATCGTCGGCGACTGCCTGGAGGCCATCGCTGCCTTCCGTGGCGAGCCCCGCACCCGCCAATGGCAAAACTCCACCTACCTGGGCTATCACAGCGAACGGCGGTTTGACCTGTTAGACCTTTTTCTCAGCGAAAACGGCCGCTCATAA
- the yabG gene encoding sporulation peptidase YabG: MPELAVGDLVIRRSHGGDIVFKVMGRENDERGGAVYTLRGLHLRLLADAPPDDLERVDAEHLKQEIIRNENVHNESMRRVMMRRSLEFEQREFSRAEPSKKYTFFDVPGRVLHIDGDEDYLKMCLKTYGQLNIEAEGRYIEEDKQPDALMALLKEYRPDILVVTGHDALIGGGKKGFRDINNYRTSKYFVRCAQIAREFQPSRDDLVVFAGACQSYFEAILAAGANFASSPTRIFIHAYDPVFIAEKVAFTPIGKTVDVSDAITASVTGAEGVGGVETRGKFRLGMPKSPY, from the coding sequence GTGCCGGAATTAGCTGTGGGCGATTTGGTGATCCGCAGGTCGCACGGCGGCGATATTGTGTTCAAGGTCATGGGGCGTGAGAATGATGAGCGCGGTGGGGCAGTGTATACGCTCCGCGGCTTGCATCTCAGGCTGCTGGCGGATGCGCCGCCGGACGATCTTGAGAGGGTCGACGCCGAGCATTTGAAACAGGAAATAATCCGTAATGAGAATGTTCATAACGAATCGATGCGCCGGGTGATGATGCGCCGCAGCCTGGAATTTGAGCAACGGGAGTTCAGCCGGGCCGAGCCGTCGAAAAAATACACTTTTTTTGACGTTCCCGGCCGGGTGCTGCATATCGACGGCGACGAGGATTATCTCAAGATGTGCCTCAAGACTTACGGTCAACTGAACATTGAGGCCGAGGGCCGTTATATCGAGGAGGATAAACAGCCGGACGCTCTTATGGCTCTTTTGAAGGAGTACCGGCCGGACATTCTGGTGGTTACGGGGCACGATGCTCTGATCGGCGGCGGGAAGAAGGGATTCAGGGATATCAATAATTACCGGACGTCGAAGTATTTCGTGCGCTGTGCCCAGATAGCCAGGGAGTTTCAGCCGTCCCGGGACGATCTGGTGGTTTTCGCCGGCGCTTGCCAGTCGTATTTCGAGGCTATTCTGGCGGCAGGGGCCAATTTCGCCAGTTCGCCGACCCGAATTTTCATTCACGCCTACGATCCGGTGTTTATTGCCGAAAAGGTGGCGTTCACGCCGATCGGCAAGACGGTTGACGTGAGCGATGCGATAACAGCGTCGGTGACCGGGGCCGAGGGAGTGGGCGGGGTTGAGACCCGCGGCAAATTCCGGCTGGGGATGCCGAAATCGCCTTATTGA
- a CDS encoding CAP domain-containing protein, whose protein sequence is MSAELVCQREGGAAEVKRLMRMVLLCLLAAAVVMAASAGVEGGTPSPQAADEEQAVALLNADRAAHGLPPLRINPTLAVLARDYAQDMIDRGYFSHVSPEGEAFTDRLARYGVGFRSAGENLGVNGSVAAAERMLMNSPAHRDNILGKEYAEVGIGVRYAADGSVYVVQVFVGL, encoded by the coding sequence ATGAGCGCTGAACTTGTTTGCCAACGGGAAGGGGGAGCGGCGGAAGTGAAAAGGCTGATGAGGATGGTGCTGCTTTGTTTGCTTGCGGCGGCGGTTGTCATGGCTGCGTCGGCAGGCGTCGAAGGCGGGACTCCGTCGCCGCAAGCCGCCGACGAGGAGCAGGCGGTCGCGTTGCTGAACGCCGACCGGGCGGCCCACGGCCTTCCGCCGCTCCGGATTAACCCGACCTTGGCAGTTCTGGCGCGTGATTATGCCCAGGATATGATCGACCGGGGCTATTTTTCTCATGTGAGCCCGGAGGGAGAAGCCTTTACAGACCGGTTGGCCCGGTATGGAGTCGGCTTCCGCAGCGCCGGGGAGAATCTGGGGGTGAACGGGAGCGTGGCTGCCGCCGAGAGGATGCTGATGAACAGCCCCGCTCATCGGGACAATATCCTTGGTAAGGAATATGCCGAGGTCGGCATAGGCGTCCGGTACGCCGCCGACGGTTCGGTGTATGTTGTGCAGGTGTTCGTGGGATTGTAG